The following are from one region of the Hymenobacter radiodurans genome:
- a CDS encoding glutamate synthase subunit beta yields the protein MAHITGFKEFERELPPKAAPQERVAHNQEFVGKYSEEQLNHQAARCMDCGIPFCHAGCPLGNIIPEFNDAVYQHDWEQAYQILSSTNNFPEFTGRICPAPCESACVLSINREPVAIEEIEKHIIEIAFSKGYVRPTSPILKSGKTVAVVGSGPAGLAAAAQLAKAGHSVTVFERDDRPGGLLRYGIPDFKLDKWVIDRRILLLEEDGIVFRCNTEIGKDLPATELTRTFDAVVLAGGALVPRDLPIPGRDLAGIHFAMDYLTQHNRRVSELPITNDLILATDCRVIVIGSGDTGSDCVGTANRQQASSVTQFAFMHEPSTDRPAHAPWPSYPTIFRTSTSHEEGCHRYWGIHTKAFLGNEQGQLRAVLVTDVTWETDVLGRRIAFQEIEGSEREIPCDMVLLALGFASPQYEGLLEQLNVALDERGNVRAPENTYQTNLPNVFVAGDMRRGQSLVVWAISEGREAARRVDMFLTGKTSLPSKNAVGMFA from the coding sequence ATGGCGCACATCACAGGATTCAAGGAATTTGAGCGAGAATTGCCCCCCAAGGCCGCGCCCCAGGAACGGGTGGCGCACAACCAGGAATTCGTCGGCAAGTACTCTGAGGAGCAGTTGAATCATCAGGCGGCGCGGTGCATGGACTGCGGCATTCCGTTTTGCCACGCGGGCTGTCCGCTGGGCAACATCATCCCCGAGTTCAACGACGCGGTGTACCAGCACGACTGGGAGCAGGCGTATCAGATTCTGTCTTCGACCAATAACTTCCCCGAGTTTACGGGCCGCATTTGCCCGGCGCCCTGCGAATCAGCGTGCGTGTTAAGCATCAACCGGGAGCCGGTGGCCATTGAGGAAATTGAGAAGCACATCATTGAAATTGCGTTTAGCAAAGGCTACGTGCGGCCCACTTCACCCATTCTGAAGTCAGGCAAGACGGTAGCGGTGGTTGGCTCGGGTCCGGCGGGCTTGGCGGCGGCGGCGCAGTTAGCCAAGGCGGGTCACTCCGTAACCGTGTTTGAGCGCGACGACCGGCCTGGGGGGCTTTTACGCTACGGAATCCCCGATTTCAAGCTGGACAAATGGGTAATTGACCGCCGCATTCTACTGCTGGAGGAAGACGGCATCGTGTTCCGCTGCAACACCGAAATCGGCAAAGACCTGCCCGCCACGGAGCTTACCCGCACGTTCGATGCCGTAGTGCTGGCGGGCGGCGCCCTCGTGCCCCGCGACCTGCCCATTCCGGGTCGAGATTTGGCTGGCATTCACTTCGCCATGGATTACCTGACCCAGCACAACCGTCGGGTGAGTGAGTTGCCCATCACAAATGATCTTATTTTGGCCACTGACTGTCGGGTAATTGTGATTGGCAGTGGCGATACAGGCTCCGACTGCGTGGGTACGGCCAACCGGCAGCAGGCCAGCTCGGTGACGCAATTTGCCTTCATGCACGAGCCTTCCACCGACCGACCCGCGCACGCGCCCTGGCCCAGCTACCCCACCATTTTCCGCACCAGCACCTCCCACGAGGAAGGCTGCCACCGTTACTGGGGCATCCATACTAAGGCATTTCTGGGTAATGAGCAGGGACAATTACGGGCCGTACTCGTCACCGACGTAACCTGGGAAACCGATGTACTCGGCCGCCGCATCGCCTTTCAGGAAATCGAAGGTTCGGAGCGCGAAATCCCTTGCGACATGGTGCTGCTGGCCTTAGGATTTGCGTCTCCACAGTATGAAGGCCTTCTGGAGCAGTTGAACGTGGCCTTAGACGAGCGCGGCAACGTGCGCGCCCCGGAAAATACCTATCAAACTAATCTACCCAATGTATTCGTGGCCGGCGACATGCGCCGCGGGCAGTCGTTGGTGGTCTGGGCCATTTCGGAAGGCCGTGAAGCAGCGCGCCGCGTTGATATGTTTTTGACCGGCAAAACTTCTCTGCCAAGCAAGAACGCAGTGGGCATGTTTGCCTAA
- the leuC gene encoding 3-isopropylmalate dehydratase large subunit, with product MGKSLVDKIWDAHVVKAVGDLEVFYIDRHLIHEVTSPQAFDELVARGLTLHNPSQIVATADHNVPTRNQHLPIQDPLSRSQVDKLTENCAKHGVELFGLGHEYQGIVHVIGPELGITQPGMTIVCGDSHTSTHGAFGAIAFGIGTSQVTQVMASQCLLISRPKRMRITVDGELRPGVMAKDLILHVISQLGTGGATGYFVEYAGSAIRALSMEGRMTVCNMSIEMGARGGLIAPDKTTFAYLKGRPYAPQGERWEQAVAYWQTLYSDADANFDAELKFDAGGILPMITYGTNPGMGMALSGTIPLQVLEGEAASFDKSLNYMGFAPGESLLGKPINYVFIGSCTNSRIEDLRTVAAYVKGKHKAPHVEAIIVPGSKQVEKQAIAEGLDQVLTAAGFELREPGCSACLAMNDDKIPAGAYCVSTSNRNFEGRQGPGARTLLASPLVAAITAVEGRIVDITKYLN from the coding sequence ATGGGCAAATCGTTAGTTGATAAAATCTGGGATGCGCACGTGGTGAAGGCCGTGGGCGACTTGGAGGTGTTTTACATCGACCGCCATCTCATTCACGAGGTGACGAGTCCGCAGGCGTTCGATGAACTCGTGGCCCGTGGTTTGACCTTGCACAACCCCAGCCAGATTGTGGCCACCGCCGACCACAACGTACCCACGCGCAACCAGCACTTGCCGATTCAGGACCCGCTTTCGCGCTCCCAGGTAGATAAGTTGACCGAAAACTGCGCCAAGCATGGCGTTGAATTATTTGGCTTAGGTCATGAATACCAGGGTATTGTACACGTCATTGGGCCCGAGTTGGGCATTACTCAGCCCGGTATGACTATCGTGTGCGGCGACAGCCACACCTCGACTCATGGCGCTTTTGGCGCCATTGCTTTTGGTATTGGTACGAGCCAAGTGACGCAGGTAATGGCCTCGCAATGCCTGCTGATTAGTCGGCCCAAGCGCATGCGCATCACTGTGGATGGTGAGTTGCGGCCGGGCGTCATGGCCAAAGACTTGATTTTGCACGTGATATCCCAGCTCGGGACGGGCGGCGCTACGGGCTACTTTGTGGAGTATGCGGGCAGCGCCATCCGGGCTTTGAGTATGGAAGGCCGCATGACGGTGTGCAATATGAGCATCGAAATGGGGGCCCGCGGGGGACTTATTGCGCCTGATAAAACTACGTTTGCTTACCTAAAAGGCCGTCCCTACGCCCCGCAAGGCGAGCGGTGGGAGCAGGCCGTGGCGTATTGGCAAACCCTCTATTCTGATGCTGACGCTAACTTCGATGCGGAACTGAAATTCGATGCGGGGGGCATTTTGCCCATGATTACCTACGGCACCAATCCGGGAATGGGCATGGCGCTGAGTGGCACTATTCCGTTGCAGGTGCTGGAAGGTGAAGCAGCAAGCTTCGATAAGTCATTGAATTACATGGGGTTTGCTCCCGGTGAGTCGTTGCTGGGCAAGCCGATTAACTACGTGTTTATCGGCAGTTGCACCAACTCGCGCATTGAAGATCTACGCACGGTGGCGGCTTACGTGAAGGGCAAGCACAAGGCGCCGCACGTGGAGGCCATCATTGTGCCCGGCTCCAAGCAAGTGGAAAAGCAGGCCATTGCGGAAGGGCTTGATCAGGTGCTGACTGCTGCTGGCTTTGAGCTGCGCGAGCCCGGTTGCAGCGCTTGCCTGGCCATGAACGACGACAAGATTCCGGCGGGTGCCTACTGCGTTTCTACCTCTAACCGCAACTTCGAGGGACGCCAAGGACCCGGTGCCCGCACATTGCTGGCTAGTCCGCTGGTAGCGGCTATTACTGCGGTGGAAGGGCGCATCGTGGACATTACCAAGTACTTAAACTAG
- the leuB gene encoding 3-isopropylmalate dehydrogenase — MGILRKRIVVLAGDGIGPEVCQEGVRVLKAIAERFGHEFIFDHQLMGACAIDATGDPLPEKTLAACWQADAVLLGAIGDPKYDNNPAAKVRPEQGLLKLRKSLGLYANIRPVTAYDRLLEHSPLKKDRIQGADMLIFRELTGGIYFGEKGRTEDGAAYDHCTYNREEIARIAHRAFQAADNRRQKLTLVDKANVLETSRLWREVVQEIAPQYPNVVVDYLFVDNAAMQLILNPRQFDVILTENMFGDILSDEASVIAGSLGLLPSASVGDQIALFEPIHGSFPQAKGKGIANPIATILSTAMLLEHFGLQAEADCVKDAVNNALERGVLTPELTAGVPYTTEQVGSFIAYGVLDLQDCQLHRSNIEVGLSTII; from the coding sequence ATGGGCATACTAAGAAAGCGAATTGTAGTATTAGCCGGTGACGGCATCGGCCCGGAAGTGTGTCAGGAAGGCGTAAGGGTGCTGAAAGCCATTGCGGAGCGCTTTGGCCACGAGTTTATCTTCGACCACCAGCTCATGGGTGCCTGCGCCATTGATGCCACCGGCGACCCACTGCCCGAAAAAACGCTGGCTGCCTGTTGGCAGGCCGATGCGGTGCTGCTTGGGGCCATCGGCGACCCCAAGTACGACAACAACCCCGCGGCCAAAGTACGCCCCGAGCAAGGCCTGCTGAAGCTGCGCAAGTCGCTGGGCCTCTACGCCAACATTCGCCCCGTTACGGCCTACGACCGGTTGCTAGAGCACTCACCCCTCAAGAAAGACCGAATTCAGGGCGCCGATATGCTCATCTTCCGGGAGCTGACGGGGGGTATTTATTTCGGTGAAAAAGGCCGCACGGAGGATGGTGCCGCCTATGACCATTGCACCTACAATCGGGAGGAAATTGCCCGCATTGCTCACCGTGCTTTTCAGGCCGCTGATAACCGCCGGCAGAAACTAACACTGGTTGATAAAGCCAACGTGCTGGAAACGTCGCGCTTATGGCGAGAGGTAGTGCAGGAAATAGCCCCCCAGTACCCCAACGTGGTCGTCGATTACCTGTTCGTGGACAACGCGGCCATGCAGCTTATCCTCAACCCGCGACAGTTCGACGTGATTCTTACCGAGAATATGTTCGGCGACATCCTCTCCGATGAAGCTTCCGTCATTGCCGGCTCCCTGGGCCTGCTGCCTTCTGCCTCCGTCGGCGACCAGATTGCCTTGTTCGAGCCTATCCACGGCTCTTTTCCGCAGGCCAAAGGCAAAGGCATTGCCAACCCCATTGCCACTATCCTTTCCACTGCTATGCTGCTGGAACACTTTGGTCTACAGGCCGAAGCTGACTGCGTGAAAGATGCGGTAAATAATGCACTGGAAAGAGGTGTGCTGACTCCCGAACTGACCGCTGGCGTGCCCTACACCACAGAGCAAGTGGGTAGCTTCATTGCCTATGGCGTCCTGGATTTGCAGGATTGTCAGTTGCACAGAAGCAACATTGAAGTCGGCCTAAGCACGATTATATAG
- a CDS encoding 2-isopropylmalate synthase: MAAEKIRIFDTTLRDGEQVPGCKLNRDEKLIIAEQLEQLGVDVIEAGFPVSSLGDFEAVQAIAAQTREATVCGLSRAVENDIRVAADALKPARYPRIHTGIGTSQSHILHKLCSTQDEVLERAVAAVKLAKSFVEDVEFYAEDAGRTENTYLARVCEAAIRAGATVLNIPDTTGYCLPDEYGAKIKYLRENVRGIEKVCLSTHCHNDLGLATANSIAGVMNGARQIECTINGVGERAGNTALEEVVMILRQHPYLQLDTNVISQRLADTSVLVSTMMGMPVQPNKAIVGSNAFSHSSGIHQDGVIKNRETYEIIDPRTVGVADSSIVLTARSGRAALAYRLQKLGYEFDRPALNKAYACFMQMADRQKEVVDNDLHLLVEQENLVAAN; the protein is encoded by the coding sequence ATGGCAGCTGAGAAAATACGAATCTTCGATACCACGCTGCGCGACGGCGAGCAAGTGCCAGGCTGTAAGCTAAACCGCGACGAGAAACTGATTATCGCGGAGCAGCTGGAACAGCTTGGCGTTGATGTTATTGAGGCTGGATTTCCCGTTTCCAGTCTTGGCGACTTTGAGGCGGTGCAGGCTATTGCGGCCCAAACCCGCGAAGCCACCGTTTGCGGTCTGAGTCGGGCTGTGGAAAACGATATTCGGGTAGCGGCTGATGCGCTGAAACCGGCGCGTTATCCGCGCATTCATACCGGTATCGGAACCTCCCAATCGCACATTTTGCACAAGCTTTGCAGCACGCAGGATGAAGTGCTGGAACGCGCCGTAGCGGCCGTAAAGCTGGCTAAATCCTTCGTGGAAGACGTCGAGTTTTATGCTGAGGACGCTGGTCGTACCGAGAATACCTATCTGGCTCGCGTGTGCGAAGCGGCTATTAGGGCCGGCGCCACCGTGCTGAATATTCCAGACACCACCGGCTACTGTCTGCCCGATGAGTACGGCGCCAAAATCAAGTATTTGCGCGAGAACGTGCGTGGCATTGAAAAGGTCTGTCTGTCAACGCATTGTCATAATGATTTGGGACTTGCCACGGCCAATTCTATTGCTGGCGTGATGAATGGCGCCCGCCAGATCGAGTGCACCATCAATGGGGTAGGGGAGCGGGCTGGCAATACGGCGCTGGAAGAAGTCGTCATGATTTTGCGTCAACACCCTTACCTCCAACTCGATACCAATGTTATTTCCCAGCGCTTGGCTGACACTTCAGTGCTGGTTTCAACCATGATGGGAATGCCGGTGCAGCCCAATAAGGCTATTGTAGGTTCCAATGCCTTCTCCCATTCCAGCGGCATTCACCAGGACGGGGTAATCAAAAACCGCGAAACCTACGAAATCATCGATCCACGCACGGTGGGTGTGGCCGATTCTTCAATTGTGCTCACGGCCCGCTCAGGACGGGCGGCGCTGGCGTACCGACTCCAAAAACTAGGCTATGAATTTGACCGTCCGGCGCTCAACAAAGCATATGCTTGCTTTATGCAAATGGCTGACCGTCAGAAGGAAGTGGTGGATAATGATCTGCACTTATTAGTGGAACAAGAAAATTTGGTAGCAGCTAATTAA
- the leuD gene encoding 3-isopropylmalate dehydratase small subunit, translating into MEKFQTLRSTAVPLPIENIDTDQIIPARFLKATTREGFGANLFADWRYTATGQPKESFVLNDARYGGQILLAGKNFGCGSSREHAAWALYDAGFKVVISSYFADIFKGNALNTGLLPLQVSDEVLQRLFRQVELEPQTQLVVDLPTQTLTVPVWEESICFALDPYKKECLINGYDDIDFLINQKAAIAAYEQQRPWAY; encoded by the coding sequence ATGGAAAAGTTTCAAACCCTCCGCTCAACGGCCGTACCGCTGCCCATCGAAAACATCGATACGGACCAGATTATCCCGGCTCGTTTCCTCAAAGCCACAACCCGCGAAGGTTTCGGCGCCAACCTGTTCGCCGACTGGCGCTACACGGCCACCGGCCAGCCTAAAGAGAGCTTTGTGTTGAACGATGCGCGCTACGGGGGGCAAATTTTGCTGGCAGGCAAAAACTTCGGCTGTGGCTCCAGCCGCGAGCATGCCGCTTGGGCGCTCTACGATGCTGGTTTCAAGGTGGTCATCTCCAGCTACTTCGCGGATATTTTCAAAGGGAATGCCTTGAATACCGGGCTGTTGCCGCTGCAAGTTTCGGATGAGGTGCTGCAACGACTTTTCCGGCAGGTAGAGCTGGAGCCGCAGACCCAGCTGGTCGTGGACCTGCCCACGCAGACGCTCACGGTGCCCGTGTGGGAGGAAAGCATCTGCTTTGCGCTGGATCCCTACAAGAAAGAATGCCTCATCAATGGGTACGACGACATTGATTTTCTCATCAACCAAAAAGCGGCCATTGCGGCCTACGAACAGCAGCGACCATGGGCATACTAA